The nucleotide sequence TACTATTTAGAATGGAGGTAGGGTGTGACTCTTCATAACAAAATTTATAACATTTAAATTATGAAAATGAAAACTCTCCTTAAGTGCTTGGGCACCCTACAGCAATGCAGTTGTGAACTAAGATTTTGTGTAGAAAATGCCATTCAGCTCAGTTGTACTTCACAATTATATACTCAAGGCTATTAACCGGGTACTTTCCGATTGTGTTTGTGTCTGCAATGGCAGAGgtgtaaaaataaattatggCAAACTGTAGCTTCCACAGAGCACATGTGCTAGTCATGAACCCTAGAGATTACATTGAGTTCTCACTTTTTGCTGTGTTTCAATTAATTCTAGTAGATATAAATAGCATGCCCAAGGAGGTGAAAATGGAGGGAGAGCATGAGTgggtgtgacacacacacacacccctaccttccATTGTAACTCCTTTCCTTCTCCCAGGCAAATATACAGTTCAGTTAATGAACAGCTGCAGAAAATTGGAAGTGAGTGACCTGCCAAAATTGACTCATCTGATGGTATAGGCTCTCATTCAAATTAACTTTATGGCTGATTTAAAAACCAGCTCCTTTTGTGATGAGAGCAGAGGTCGGCAAACTATgccccatgggaccctcctgcctggcccctgagctcctggcccgggaggctagtccccaacccctcccctgcagcctcagctcactgtgcagCCAGTGCCATGCTCGAGGAggggggggctgtgagctcctggggcagtgcagctgcagagcccggcggGACCTGGTGCTTGGTGCTGCGcagggtgtggctggctccagccgggcggcacggctgcctATCCTGGTGCAGCCActcgggaagggggcagggagcggggggattggatagaggacaggggagttcggggtggtggtcagggtgTGGATGGGGCTATGGTGATTAGAgagcagggaacggggggggggggggttgaattgggggcaggggtcccggggggcagtcaggaaggagagggggggatggatggagtgggagttccgggggcagtcaggggactgggagaagggggggggggtggatggatggggaaggggggcagtcaggggacagggatccctgggggggcagtcaggaaggagagggagagttggatggggtggcgggggttccaggggcggtcaggggacagggagaggggtgggggatgtatggggcaggggtcccggggggggccagccgggaatgggggggttgggatgcagcaggagttccggggggcggggccgggccacgcctggctgtttggggaggcacagcccccGCACCCTCCCCCCATGCAACTTCCGAAAGCcggtgcggccctcaggccagCCAGTCTGCCGCCCCGGCTTAGAGGCTATTGCTGTGTTTTCCAACAGGACAGTGACGTGTCACTTAGGGTCCCTGCTGGGTTAAAATCTCGTCTCTCCGGAGGACGGGGCGGGAGCCACGTGGCTGGCGGGCAGAGGACGCcgcgggggcggggaaggggagagtgctggctgcgggcaggaATTACGGGGCCAGGGTCTCGGGCTTGCCCCGTGCGGCAGCAGCTCCCCAGGGCCCCCGAAGCTCTCCAGCCCCAGGGAAGGGGCGGGAGGCCGGCCTCACCTCAGCGGTTGCTTGGAGAGCGGGCAGACCAGGAACTGCAGCACAGCCGGGTCGAAGGCCGTGGGCCGCTCCTGGCCCTCCGGCCTGTCCGAGGAGTGCCTCAGGGCTGCCCCCGGGCCGGGTCTGTGAGCAGCCGCTGCCGCGCCGGCTCCCGCGGGCTggggctgcctgcagagcagcacTGAGGCGAGGGTCCTGCTCACATACCGTCCTCGCATGGTCCTGCTCTGCCGCGGCTGTGCTGACTCACAGGGCCAGCCTCCTTCTCTCTGCCACTCCTTCCTTCCTGCGCCGGCCTGGGAGAGTCCCTGTGCAGCCCGGGCTGCTTGCCCCTCGGTTCCTAGTCATCAGCCGGTGCTGCCTTGCGCTCAGCTGCACCCACCCCCCTTGCTTCTCCTGCGCTGCGGTATTCACAGCAACTGCTCTTGCCTTGGGCCCAACTCCTCTTTCCCTTCGGCCCCCGCCGGAAGTATTCAGTtatcactggtttcagagcagcagccgtgttagtctgtattcgcaaaaagaaaaggaggactagtggcactgTTATCACTGTCACTTGGCTCGCCATGCTGTCAGCTAATTAAGCTATTTCTCCCATGGTGTGGGAGGCAGGCACGGTGCTTTCTATTTTCTAAATACTTGGAGACTCTCAGAGACTCTGGTGGAGGTACTACATCAGTACCATAATAGATTAATGGATCAACAGAGGTAGCCATTTAATCTCATtctaaaacaacgaggagtataAATCTGTTtgaaggtgccaccagactcctccttgtttttgtggatacagactaacacggccaccccCTGATACTTAATCTCATTCGAAGCACTTCCCTGAGCAGTTCAACCATGGTGACAAGCTGAGGCTACAGCTGTTTGTGCACCTCTAGGAAAAGTTGTTGGACCATTCCCAGACATACGCTCCCCCGGAGTTGACAAATTGTACTCGTGTGGAGGGGTCAGTAATACTTCCTTGTGGGGAGTTAATTTttagtctatttttatttttaatctcactGATGAGGAAAGAATTTGTtgagttgatttcagtgggacattCGAATTTCTTTTGAAATCTTGCTTGTTCAACATATTACAGCTTGACTGCTCTAAATCTTTGTTTTCAGAGATTTATAACTTGCTCAGGAAAAAATGGTTCCAGTGGGAAACTGAAAAAAGAGAATCTAGGGTGTTTTTAAactcagttaaaaaaagaaagaaagaaaaacaaacaaaaataccaaaTACTTAGTACCTAATGTCATTCAATATCATAAAAATAATGAgacaaaaattattacattttggcaagtgagcttccccacagcacaCCACAAAAGAagacttgagagagagagagagagaccctgtaTCAGGCATGAGAGAGCACAGAATAATGGGAGTGGGAGCCTGAATTTATTACAGATGTGCATGAGGACATTTCCTTGGATTCTTTTATACTTTACAAGTTGAGGCCTATGTGACTACTATACAtgctataattttttttcataagcATGTCTAACACTCATTTTAAATTAACAAAGTATTACATTTATTTACACAACAGTCAGGCTTAGCTGTTCAGGCAACTCATACCTGGATAATTTATTTCTATCCAGGGGTTCTGAGATTATTAGAAACCATGACCCAAAAGATCATGTGATTTATTGTCGCTAGAATGGCAAGAAGGAATTACAGCTATATACAGCAATCCACATTTGGGGAGTATAGAGTTTTCTGAGAACCAGTATACAAATGATGCAGAACAGTAAAtacatataattttattttaatggcattgtgtgtgcatgtgtgtgttatatataaCAAatatcagggtttttttaatacagaGTATGGCTATTATTTGGAATTAAAATTAGGTAATACCAACTGATTTCCACTAGATGGTGCTTTGCTGTTTATAAAATAAGGTTTAAGCTCAAGCTTCTGTGCTTATTCCAATGTTATAAAACTACCAGTAGTGTTTTCGGTAAGTGAATGTATTGTTATCGAAAGGCCAGTGTCACCTTTCTGTTCTCTTCTCCCACTGAGCCATCTCAAAAGACAGCCTTGGAAATAGTAGTCTCCTGCTTATTCACACAGCAGGCACGGTGCATAAAGCCACAATGCAAATTTGCcccttgtgtagccatttacatTGGGGCAAAGGGAGTGTAGAACATTACCAAGTCAGAATGATAGCCTTTTCCACCCACTTGGCCCTGATGTAAATAACTGCACAGGTTTCAGACCAACAGTGATATATATCCTAGGGGTGAAATTttgtccccactgaaatcaatgggagtgttgtCACTAATTTctttggggtcaggatttcacccctcatGCGTATAACATTCACGTGTGGCTTATCATCATTAAAGGGGGTGTCAATAGCTGTCTAGCTGGCATCTTTCAACAGCACTAAGAGCAAATACTGGTGAAGCAAAGGAACCTGTGAAAACTGGGCAGGGGAAGAATTAGTGCCTTGGATTTAAGGATAAGGATCTAATTTGTCAGATTATGGTACCGGTACTGCCAacttcaagcattcaaaaaaaatcactagtcaggccTCCAAAATTATAAAACTGTCTTAAAATGCATaagatctttaaaaataatacattttggattctttttatttgctttctggttttagGAACCTgcgttcatgttttcaagcttgcTTCTGCAACTACAAAGGCtagacatttttttcaaaatgttttttcacatATGCACATGACTCCAAGAGGTGGGCTTTCAGAAAAATACCAACTAGTACAAGACTCCAAATAAAATTATGACAGCTGACAACACTGTGGTATCACTTATACCTTTTCCTCCTTCTATCTCCATCTCCTGTCCAGTATAGCAGATGATGATCATTCAAGGGTAAACACACTGAAGTGTTTCATGCTGAACAGCCACTGCAGTTATGGGTATTCAATTTGTTATTGCCACCTCTGCAAACGAGGGCCCCAATCTTGCTATTTCATATGCATTGACAGTCCCTTGCACCTGCATCGAGCTCCCTGCAGATTTCAGGGCCCAAGTAACTGCCTAGTGCTGGGAGGAGTTGTGCAAGTGATCATTTTAGTATGGACACAAGAGCAGTGATTTTGTTGGGGTCTTTTTGGACTGTTCAGGTGCAGTTCGTTGGAGAACAAGGTATTGATGATGGAGGGTTGTCCCAGGAGTTCTTCACTATCATTacaagggaactgtgttgtccAGAAGCACAGATATTCAGAAGTTTGGAGGACTCCAAGCTGATTTGGTTCCCCTCTCAGGTGAGTTATTAAGATGATACTATTTTTTAACctcgctttaaaaaaaaatctccttttagcTGGTATTTCCCCATATGACTGTCACCCCGTCACGTTTTTATGAACTGGCTCACCATCTGGGTCATGTCTTCTGTGAGAAACAGACTTAGAAATGCTGCTGGTCTCCCTGTAGGCAGTGCTTGGATTCCACTGAGCAAGCTCAGCCTCCATTAGGGGAAATCCTGGAGTCCCACCAACAACCAGATTCTCCGTTAAAGGAGTTTCCAGTTCATATTTTGGGCCTCAGAAATGCCTGCTCCTTTAAATAACAGGCATAGGGTTCTGTATGTATGCAGTTACTTCTTTATTTACGCATAGGGTATGTTcactgcaatcaggaggtgtGATTGTAGGACACGTAGACAAACATGAGATACTTTTGAAGTTAGCTCAAGTAACAATCGCAGCGAAGCCACAGTGGCACGGACTAGCCCTGTCTGCCCAGGACCCTGGGCATATACTTGAGTGAGTgtcatctgtgctgctgcaggttcACTGCTATTGCAAGATCAAGGTTCGCTCAGGTGtatctacatgtgctgcaatcacacctcccaccTGCAGGTTAGACATAACTATAAGAGAGtgtcagtgacttgcccaggcacTCAGCAGCAGAGCGATGAATACAATTCACGGATCCAGATACCCAGTCCCCTGCCTCTAGCCACTAGACACACTCCCTTCCCACCATAATAAAAAGTCAGTAataagggttttgttttgttttttaaacacaaactaGGTACCAGGAAGCGAAGACACCTTTTTCCTGATTGGCACTCTGTTTGGAATGGCACTGTATAACATGAAGATCGCTCCCTTTCATTTCCCTCTAGCTCTGTACAAAAAGTTGTTGGATATTCCACCCACTCTAGAAGACTTAAAAGAGCTGTCTCCTACAGAAGGGAGGTATGATAAAACAATTTCCCAAGCTTTGTGCCATTAaataaaagtgtggggggggggggagggagggtctccTACTTtgtggtgtgcatagaaaccacTAAAAACAGAGCTAAATACAGTTATTCAAGTACATGCCTTCAATGAACTTATAATACCATACTGCTTTTGATATGATAATACTAGGACAGGGACATGCTCCAGAGATGAGACACTCAGGGTACGTCTGCCCTGCAAGTGGATTGCAGCACGTGTATACaaacctgagctagctttaatcgaGTTAGCACGAGTACCacgagcagtgaagctgcagcagtgtgGGCTAGCTGACCGGCTCTGTACTCAGAGTCCTGGGCGGGCTTGTATAGTTGATACTGATGCCCGTGCTGccgtggcttcactgctattgataCGCTAATTAGATTGCGGATAGCTCGGTATGTCCGCATGTACTGCAGTCACTCCTGcgatttcagtgtagacacaccctaagggTGAAACTCTGCGCCCACTGACGTCCATAGTGAAActccctttgtcttcagtggggccaggcaTTGGACAGGCAGGAGGTTGAATTGCACCCCTGCAAACAGACaagttaagggcttgtctacactaccaagttttgttgacaaaacttatgtcgacacccaaaagtcaacaaaacaaaaaaatcgccaaagggtgttcacacttgctccctctgttggcAGATCATGTCCACGTTGGGGAGACCATCATCGACAGGGTGAGCAATGCAccgtgggtatgtatcccacagtgcagtgttgtgggaagAAGGAGCTGATCGCTGCACACCTTGGGATTCTCTCCGggttctcccacagccccctcagctgccgAGAGCAGCATCGTGAGTAGCTCTGGGAGCTCTCCACACTGACACGAATGACAAAACAGCGCAGCAgtctggccccctcccccacagcagcagtctgcctgccgCTGTGTTCCTAgcgcagggcagaacaggagcattccaatgATTTGCTCTTCCTTTGTTCCCCAAACggagcagcacacagatacttcccggagctttgaaaggggaggggcacatggctgcagggaagcagagatcaaaacactgagcagagcaatcagggcaggcattgtgggatactggcggaagccagttctgtcgacaaaacaatcagcagtgtctacactggctctttgtggacaataaagggagggggaaagacaagTCTCTCattggggtggaagttttttgtcaccaaaactgggtgtttttcacgacaaaagtcccattgtagtgtgtaagctcttgctgttttgttgccaaaaggcagtttttggtgacaaaacttgccagtgtagacaagccctaagaatgtTGTTGGCTATAATTTAGACCTGGCTGAAACAAAGCTGCATCTTATTTAATAGTCTCCTGATTGGTGGGTTATAAATTTCTGTTGTGATTCCATTTTAACCAACTTAAATGTTTAGTATAACAGAATTATTTCTCTATGCTGTGATCATGTCAGATCTGAAAAACTAAGCTTTGGTTGCATTAGGTTTTGAATACGAGATTTCAGATATGTACAGCAGGAAATGGTGGTGGTGATTCAGTAGATAGTGTTCTTCTCTTTGATTCAATCTTGAACCAATGTCCTATCATCAAGATGGGGATACTGTGGTGCTCATTCTGGCTGAGAAGTAAGAGACCAGGATCACAAAGACTGCATggcaatttattttgtttgttttttaatagcaAGTCTATTTCCTCCAGTGTCTTGGACAAGTTCCAACTTGGTTACTTGCATTCTGCCTACccaacctcctccccctgctgtttcACTTCTTATTTCACTAACTTGCACAGCACTTATCACCATGGCAACTAAGTGCTtcacacaaaaattaaaagaacaaacaaactaTGAATTACATCAGTGAACCAAATTACCAAAaaatcttcacttcctgtcttaaatTGCTGTGTGGTGCTACGTGCACGGCAAAATTGTTCTTATCTATCATCCCCATGGTCCATGATGGAATTGTCTTGACTCAGTAAACATAGCAGCCTCAGGCCTTTATTCTGCACacacttacacatgtgagtaactgTCAGTGAGACTATTCATGTGTGTAAGGGTATTCACATATATAACTGTAGGATGGGGGTCCGAGGCCTCAGTCCTACAATGACCTGGGTGCAAGCTGACCCATACGTCTGCATGGTATTCCTTGAAAGTCAGGGGGGCTCTGCTCAGGCCACATGAAGCTCATTGCTGGATCAGGCCTGAAGTTTATAGACCAGTTGTAGACCAATTTGTGGGTCGTTCAGAATAAATGGTGCTAGATAAGATGTAAGACAAAAAATGTGTATATGtatagaaatagaaaatattttgctaATTTGCATTAACAAAATTATTTAGAGTCTATGTCCATATTACTTCTTGTCTGACAGGAATCTTCAAGAAATGCTGAATGAAGACTATGATGACATCCTTGAGAACATGATGATGGATTTCACAGTAAGCCATTATCATCCTACTTACGGGCCCagctctgcaaacacttatacacagAGTAACTTGATttatgagtagtcctgttgaaatcagcACAACTGATCATATAAGTTAAGTCCTCACCttcataagtgtttgcagtatcagGCTCAGTATAAAGAATAAGAATGGTATGAGTAAACCAGCATTCAATTTTTTACTTTGCCTTTGACTGTTGTAGATAATGAAGGAACAAGGAGGATCTATAGTTTCCATCGAACTTAAAGAAAATGGTGCAGACATTCCAATCACAAAGCATAACAGGTAGTTgttttctctctcgctctctctctctctctctgtacacacacacacacacttttctttaaGCATCTAGTGTTTTAGTTTCTGTCCTGAAGAGGTATCgatttataaatataatttgattttaaactgtAAGATTTTTCTTTCGAGCAAAGTGTTTGTTACATAGGGCAGAAAGATAGTTGGAAGTAAAAGTTCATTAACCTTACAGTGTATCAGGGATAACCTCAACACAGGGGTAACTGGGAGATGATAGTctttggtctgtgttatgcagaagcTCAGAAATGGTCCCGGCTGGGcttaaaatctctgaatctgAAAGCCCTATTTAAGCcctatatataatatttaaaatggGTAGATGATATAGAACTACAATTCCAGTGAATCATTCCTGtcacaaataaaaagaagaatcAAACTGAGTTAAacctgtgtaaatccagaataattctgttgacttcaatgggtgttactctggatttattccactgtaaaacagagcagaatatGGACCAGGGATCTGTGTTCATAAATGTGCATGCAGCACAAAATAAAGAATACCTACCATGTCTTACTCTGGGACCCTTGGCTACTACTACAATGTAAACAATTAATAAGAATGACCTTATAATGTATAAAAATAGCACAGAAAATGCATTCATGGGGGTGACTGAATTGACAGTCATTTGTAGTGGCCATTCCTGTTTGTTTATGTACATAAGTAATcctattgaactcagtgggatggCTACTCATGTGCACAAAGTTTCTTGAATGTGTTGGATTAAGGCCACATTCAGGAATGAATTATTGTAGGTTTCCCCTTTAAAGTTGTCCCTCACTCTGTTTCACTAAAAGCAAGAAATCTACAGCATTCGGTTGATATCTTTGCAGGAAAGAATATGTCAATGCATACGTGAATTATGTGTTCAATGAATCGGTAAAGAAGCCGTTTGAGGATTTCAGGAATGGGTTTTTAAGAGGCTGTCCAGCTAAAAAGTGGAAGCTCTTCCTTCCTATTGAGTTCCTGACTGTTTTCCGTGGACATACAAAATATGACTGGAAGCTGCTGGAAGAGGTAATGCAGTCCAGCAGAGCAGGCACCTGCTTCACTTGCTGAATATAGGTTCCCTGTCTTTGTTCTTTTGTTGAGTACATATCCCATGAATGAGAGAATAGGTGGTTCAGGGGCCTGGTAAGAGATGAGGGGCTTTTCACTTAGGTTCACACCAGTGACCCAATTAATTGTTCCTAGTGGCTACTAGTCATTTTGGGGCTAAACAGGTTGATGATATTCCTTTAAATTCTTTTGGGTTGTGCTGTTGTCTCATTTTTAGTGCTCTGTAGCCAAAGAAACATGATCTGGAGGTCCATGCTGCAGAGTACCGCACCAAGCATGCTCTGGGCACTCAAAGTAAGACAGTAGAAGAGTGGTGCCTTTGCTGACTATGCgtatgtacagcatctagcactgTGGGGCCCCAGTTATGGCAGGGGTCgctaggcattactgtaatacaaatactaattACAATTTTCAGAGCTCCACCCATTACACCCTTGTTGGAAATTTGCCCCATATGAAAGACACCCCTTCGGTTTTCCTGGTACCACTTCTTaagataaaaaaaacaacaaacaagagaagaattagagatgggcctaaagCAATACCCCGGATCTGACCTGagtccttccctcccaccacctTCAAGCTGCAAAGTGGGCATGTTAGAAATCCATTCCCAGATCTGAAATCCATGTACTATACTCCTTTCTCTATAGCTGGTTGAGGCAGACCCTTGATTAGAGAGCCCTGAACTTCTGCGTTAGTACAGGggtgtttaaaaatctgaaataaataggatgaaactcaatgagtcaacaatgtaccactgttgcaaaaaaagtgatcatcattctgggatgtattagtaggagtgttgtaagcatgccatgagaagtagttcttccactctactcggcactgagaaggcctcaactggagtattttgtccagttctgggcagtgggcaccacacttcaggaaagatgtggacaaattggagaaagtccagaggagagcaacaaaacatgacctatgaggaaagacttaaaaaaactgggtttatttaaTCTGGAGACGAGAAGACTGATGgaggacataacagtcttcaactaTGTAAATGCTGTTACAAAAAGGAGAGTGAtgcattgtttttcttaaccactgaggacaggacaagaagtaatagtcTTAAACTGCAGCAGGGGAAAAttaagttagacattaggaaaaacttcctgtcagggtagttaagcactgtaaCAAATTACCTAGGCATCTTGTGTAATGTCCATAATTGAAGGATTTTAacaacaggttagacaaatacctgtcagggatggtctagataatacttagcaaGGTGCCTTCCGGTCTTATATTTCTAGACTAACGGGGCAGGGCTATTTTTATTCTCTTtgacagaatacaaagtacacaGATTATGAAAAGTCTGATCAAACCATCAAGAATTTTTGGGCTGTGTTTCATGAACTCccagaagaaaagaagaagaattttcTTGGTAATAAAACAGGCACTTTAAATAATGCACTAAATATTCtctctctatttaaaaaacaaaaaaccattttGGTTGTAAAATAATTTTGCTCTAAATTGCTTTTTACTGTATTTGGCCTCGTTTTCATCATTTCCATGCCAGAGCCTTCTCTGCCAAATTTTAGTTCTGTTCCTTTAGGCCTCACTCTTAGACTCTGCCCCAGTGCATCTGACTTAGCCATGATTCTTCTG is from Chelonia mydas isolate rCheMyd1 chromosome 4, rCheMyd1.pri.v2, whole genome shotgun sequence and encodes:
- the LOC119566078 gene encoding protein preY, mitochondrial isoform X1; this encodes MRGRYVSRTLASVLLCRQPQPAGAGAAAAAHRPGPGAALRHSSDRPEGQERPTAFDPAVLQFLVCPLSKQPLRYEASTNELINKELGIAYPIIDGIPNMIPQAARMIDRKAQGEEPKQT